A window of the Candidatus Microthrix parvicella Bio17-1 genome harbors these coding sequences:
- a CDS encoding LLM class flavin-dependent oxidoreductase, producing the protein MQHALSVAPFGELVDPKAMVDLAVAAEAAGWDGLYLWDHVHRDPAEVAEISDVWVTLAAVATATESIRIGPMVTPLSRRRMSTLIRQTVTLDHLSNGRLTLGIGLGVDTDGELTRFGEVTDPRTRADILDESADLLVEAWAGEVVTHRGEHRLIDGVAFRPTPLQRPRIPIWCAARGDALRPVRRAARFEGLFLIEVDADQLGRALDQVVAVRGSLEGFDVAVVAAKDDMTLLEVPGVTWAMHMHPADATFDSVWAAAVAGPPPKT; encoded by the coding sequence ATGCAACACGCCCTGTCCGTCGCCCCGTTTGGCGAACTGGTCGACCCGAAGGCCATGGTCGACCTGGCCGTCGCCGCCGAGGCCGCCGGTTGGGACGGCCTCTACCTGTGGGATCACGTGCACCGAGATCCGGCCGAGGTGGCGGAGATCTCCGACGTGTGGGTCACGTTGGCGGCGGTCGCCACCGCAACCGAATCGATCCGGATCGGTCCCATGGTGACGCCGCTGTCCAGGCGGCGCATGTCCACCCTCATCCGTCAGACGGTCACCCTCGACCACCTCAGCAACGGCCGGCTCACCCTGGGTATCGGGCTCGGCGTCGACACCGACGGTGAGCTGACCCGGTTCGGCGAGGTGACCGACCCTCGCACCCGGGCCGACATCCTGGACGAGTCGGCCGACCTGCTGGTCGAGGCCTGGGCCGGAGAGGTCGTCACCCACCGGGGCGAACACCGACTGATCGACGGGGTGGCTTTTCGTCCCACGCCGCTCCAGCGGCCACGAATCCCCATCTGGTGCGCCGCCCGGGGTGATGCCCTGCGGCCGGTTCGTCGCGCCGCCCGCTTCGAAGGCCTGTTCCTCATCGAGGTGGACGCCGACCAACTCGGCCGGGCACTCGACCAGGTCGTGGCGGTCCGGGGTTCGTTGGAGGGCTTTGATGTGGCGGTGGTGGCGGCGAAGGACGACATGACGCTGCTGGAGGTCCCCGGGGTCACCTGGGCGATGCACATGCATCCGGCCGACGCGACGTTCGATTCGGTGTGGGCCGCCGCCGTCGCCGGCCCGCCGCCAAAGACGTAG
- a CDS encoding aldehyde dehydrogenase family protein, producing MSITETSTTGQASAVSSATQSASPGETFDVLNPGSGEVVNTYPAAGPDEVRAVVERARLAAAWWRAQGTAGRTRVLKRWRSHLVNHADHLIDVVHNETGKPRGDAQLEVVLAVEHLAWATKYAPKVMKRRSVFPGLLMSNMAATLEYQPLGVIGVIGPWNYPVFTPMGSIAYALAAGNAVVFKPSEYTPGVGHWLSNSFAAACAQPVLQCVTGMGATGAALVDAKVDKIAFTGSTATGKRIMAAAAEHLTPVLMECGGKDAMLVDADADLEAAADAATWGAMSNAGQTCVGVERVYVHGDVYDEFVDRVVDKASALTVGSGDDAQIGPITMPKQIGIIAGHISDALDKGGRALLGGPGAVGERVVGPTVLVDVPDDSLAMTEETFGPTIVITRVASMDEAIERTNNSAFGLGSTVFSKARGAELAARIRSGMTAVNSVISFAAIAALPFGGIGDSGFGRIHGADGIREFTRAKSVARQRFAAPLALTSFDRTKKTDELVGKAIKLLHGRAG from the coding sequence ATGAGCATCACCGAAACCTCAACGACCGGCCAGGCTTCCGCCGTGTCATCGGCAACGCAGTCGGCATCACCGGGCGAGACGTTTGACGTGCTCAACCCGGGTTCCGGCGAGGTGGTCAACACCTACCCGGCCGCCGGACCCGACGAGGTACGCGCCGTGGTCGAGCGAGCCCGGCTTGCCGCAGCCTGGTGGCGAGCTCAGGGCACCGCCGGCCGCACGAGAGTGCTGAAGCGGTGGCGTTCGCACCTGGTGAACCATGCCGACCACCTCATCGACGTGGTGCACAACGAGACCGGCAAGCCCCGTGGTGACGCCCAACTGGAGGTGGTGTTGGCGGTCGAGCACCTGGCCTGGGCAACCAAGTACGCACCCAAGGTCATGAAGCGCCGCAGCGTGTTCCCCGGCCTGCTGATGTCCAACATGGCCGCCACACTCGAATACCAGCCGCTTGGCGTGATCGGCGTGATCGGCCCCTGGAACTATCCGGTGTTCACGCCGATGGGCTCGATCGCGTACGCCTTGGCGGCCGGCAACGCCGTGGTGTTCAAGCCGTCCGAGTACACCCCGGGTGTGGGCCACTGGCTGTCCAACAGCTTTGCCGCCGCCTGCGCCCAGCCGGTGCTGCAGTGCGTCACCGGCATGGGCGCCACCGGTGCGGCGCTGGTGGACGCCAAGGTCGACAAGATCGCATTCACCGGATCGACGGCCACCGGCAAGCGCATCATGGCGGCCGCGGCCGAGCACCTCACGCCGGTGCTGATGGAGTGCGGCGGCAAGGACGCCATGTTGGTGGACGCCGACGCCGACCTTGAGGCCGCCGCCGACGCCGCAACGTGGGGCGCCATGTCCAATGCCGGGCAGACCTGCGTTGGCGTCGAGCGCGTGTACGTGCACGGCGACGTGTACGACGAGTTCGTCGACCGGGTGGTCGACAAGGCCTCCGCCCTGACTGTGGGCAGCGGCGACGACGCCCAGATCGGCCCGATCACCATGCCCAAACAGATCGGTATCATCGCCGGTCACATCTCCGATGCGCTCGACAAGGGCGGCCGGGCGCTGCTGGGCGGGCCGGGCGCCGTGGGCGAACGGGTGGTCGGGCCGACCGTGCTGGTGGACGTACCCGACGATTCGCTGGCGATGACCGAGGAAACCTTTGGCCCCACCATCGTGATCACCCGGGTGGCGTCGATGGACGAGGCGATCGAGCGCACCAACAACTCGGCGTTTGGGCTGGGCTCCACCGTCTTCTCGAAGGCTCGGGGCGCCGAACTTGCTGCCCGCATCCGGTCGGGCATGACCGCGGTGAACTCGGTGATCTCCTTTGCCGCGATCGCAGCGCTGCCCTTCGGCGGCATTGGCGATTCAGGCTTCGGCCGTATCCACGGAGCGGACGGCATCCGCGAGTTCACGCGGGCCAAGTCGGTGGCCCGTCAGCGTTTCGCCGCCCCGTTGGCGCTCACCAGCTTTGATCGCACCAAGAAGACCGACGAGTTGGTCGGCAAGGCGATCAAGCTGCTTCACGGCCGTGCCGGCTAG
- a CDS encoding Fpg/Nei family DNA glycosylase gives MPEGHIIHRLARHIRRSMGDEPVVVSSPQGRFAGSAALLNGQRVSRTAAWGKDLFVFWEADEILHVHLGLIGKFRVARAPGPDPRDTIRLRLEGGGAEADVWDLTGPMRCELITPQEQRAITSALGADPLRPNGDVAGARTRFLSTKRPVAAALLDQRIIAGIGNVYRAELLFRAGIHPEVPAAALSEADFDSLWNDTVRLMRIGARLGNIVTTEPDEIGRTPGRMKPDDRLYVYKQQRCRRCGTDIAIAEVAGRNCYFCPTCQTR, from the coding sequence ATGCCCGAAGGCCACATCATCCACCGTTTGGCTCGACACATCCGGCGAAGCATGGGCGACGAGCCGGTGGTGGTCTCCTCCCCCCAAGGCCGGTTTGCCGGTTCGGCGGCGCTGCTGAACGGGCAGCGGGTCAGCCGAACCGCGGCATGGGGCAAGGACCTGTTCGTCTTCTGGGAGGCCGATGAGATCCTGCACGTGCACTTGGGCCTGATCGGCAAGTTTCGGGTTGCCCGGGCGCCCGGTCCGGATCCGAGGGACACGATTCGGCTGCGTCTTGAGGGAGGCGGTGCCGAGGCCGACGTGTGGGACCTCACGGGGCCGATGCGCTGCGAGCTGATCACCCCGCAGGAGCAACGGGCGATCACCTCGGCCCTGGGCGCCGACCCGTTGCGGCCCAACGGAGACGTTGCTGGGGCCCGCACCCGGTTCCTGTCGACCAAAAGGCCGGTCGCCGCAGCGCTGTTGGACCAGCGCATCATCGCCGGTATCGGCAACGTGTACCGGGCCGAACTGCTGTTTCGGGCCGGGATCCACCCTGAGGTTCCGGCCGCAGCGCTGAGCGAGGCCGACTTCGACTCGCTGTGGAACGACACGGTGAGGCTGATGCGCATCGGCGCGCGCCTGGGCAACATCGTGACCACCGAACCCGACGAGATCGGGCGAACCCCGGGCCGGATGAAACCCGACGATCGGCTCTACGTGTACAAGCAGCAGCGATGTCGCCGCTGCGGCACCGACATCGCCATCGCCGAGGTTGCCGGCCGCAACTGCTACTTCTGTCCCACCTGCCAAACCCGGTAG
- a CDS encoding mycofactocin system FadH/OYE family oxidoreductase 2, producing the protein MTERLLWSPLRLGPVTLRNRIVFSAHLTNYAVDGKPSPQHAAYYAERAAGGAGLIITEEHSTHPTDWPYEKLIHGFNRDVIPGYRAITEAVHAHRTPIFAQINHNGGQASSMYTRLPVWAPSAVADPLFREVPKAIDHDEIAEIIAGYALVAANCAEGGFDGIELQCSHSSIVRGFLSPATNRRTDAYGGTLANRARLLLELVAAVRAAIGPDLALGVRLCGDELIEGGTTIEDAVEVAKMVEATGAVDYLNTSIGVATSSLFMIEASMHIPPGYASFIPSALREVVDLPVVGVGRFKDPLQAERALTEGHCDLVGVVRGQIADAAFAAKSRAGKVESVRLCLSCNQECVGRMGLNRWLGCIENPRTGREAEGVGAPRPVALSRSVLVVGGGPAGLQAAIAAARNGHRVTLCERHELTGGAVRLAASVPNRAEFGDLVRNQFHEATRLGVEIETGVTLDAAEVLRRRPHSVVVATGARPARPYWAPGDEHRIVDVIEVLDGAAAPSGRVVVLDELGFHQATSVAELLADRGCDVEVITPGMVVGQDLGITLDLETWWMRAESKGIVQTTELVPMGWDQGSLTLQHHPTGTMHERTPDWVVLAVPATPAEELYLELLDAGVDVHRAGDVVAPRRAHAAVVDGERVGAAL; encoded by the coding sequence ATGACCGAGCGACTGCTGTGGTCGCCGCTGCGGTTGGGGCCGGTCACGCTGCGAAACCGAATCGTGTTCTCTGCCCACCTCACCAACTACGCGGTCGATGGCAAACCGTCACCTCAGCACGCCGCCTACTACGCCGAACGCGCTGCGGGGGGTGCCGGGCTGATCATCACCGAGGAGCACTCCACCCATCCCACCGACTGGCCCTACGAAAAGCTGATCCACGGTTTCAACCGGGACGTGATCCCCGGTTACCGGGCGATCACCGAAGCGGTGCACGCACATCGCACGCCGATCTTCGCCCAGATCAACCACAACGGTGGGCAGGCCTCGTCGATGTACACCCGGCTACCGGTGTGGGCGCCCTCGGCGGTGGCCGATCCGTTGTTTCGCGAGGTGCCCAAGGCCATCGACCACGACGAGATCGCCGAGATCATCGCCGGGTACGCGCTCGTCGCCGCCAACTGCGCCGAGGGCGGCTTCGACGGCATCGAGTTGCAGTGCAGCCACAGCTCGATCGTCCGCGGGTTCCTGTCGCCCGCCACCAACCGGCGCACCGACGCCTACGGCGGAACGCTGGCCAACCGGGCCCGACTGCTCCTCGAACTTGTGGCCGCGGTGAGGGCCGCCATCGGCCCCGACCTGGCATTGGGCGTGCGCCTGTGCGGCGACGAACTGATCGAAGGGGGCACCACCATCGAGGACGCGGTGGAGGTGGCGAAGATGGTGGAGGCCACCGGCGCAGTCGACTACCTCAACACCTCCATCGGTGTGGCCACCTCGTCGCTGTTCATGATCGAGGCGTCGATGCACATCCCGCCCGGCTACGCCTCGTTCATCCCCTCGGCCCTGCGCGAGGTGGTCGACCTGCCGGTGGTGGGCGTCGGCCGTTTCAAGGACCCGTTGCAGGCAGAGCGGGCGCTCACCGAGGGCCACTGCGATTTGGTGGGGGTGGTGCGCGGCCAGATCGCCGATGCCGCCTTCGCCGCCAAGTCGCGTGCGGGCAAAGTCGAGTCGGTGCGTCTGTGCCTGTCGTGCAACCAGGAGTGCGTCGGCCGGATGGGCCTCAACCGGTGGCTTGGATGTATCGAAAACCCGCGGACCGGCCGGGAGGCCGAGGGCGTGGGCGCGCCCCGACCGGTGGCGCTGTCCAGGTCGGTGCTGGTGGTCGGCGGCGGACCGGCCGGGCTTCAGGCCGCCATTGCGGCGGCGCGCAACGGCCACCGGGTGACGCTCTGCGAGCGCCACGAACTCACCGGTGGGGCCGTTCGCCTGGCGGCCTCGGTGCCCAACCGGGCCGAGTTCGGCGACCTGGTGCGCAACCAGTTTCACGAGGCCACCCGGCTGGGCGTGGAGATCGAGACCGGGGTGACCCTTGACGCCGCCGAGGTGCTGCGCCGCCGACCTCACAGCGTCGTGGTGGCCACCGGCGCCCGTCCGGCTCGGCCCTACTGGGCGCCCGGGGACGAGCACCGAATCGTGGACGTGATCGAGGTGCTCGACGGCGCCGCGGCGCCGTCAGGACGGGTGGTGGTGCTCGACGAGCTGGGCTTCCATCAGGCCACGTCGGTCGCCGAGCTGCTGGCCGATCGGGGCTGTGACGTGGAGGTGATCACGCCTGGCATGGTCGTGGGCCAGGACCTGGGCATCACGCTGGACCTGGAGACCTGGTGGATGCGGGCCGAGTCCAAAGGCATCGTTCAGACCACCGAGCTGGTGCCGATGGGCTGGGATCAGGGCTCGCTGACGCTGCAGCATCACCCCACCGGGACGATGCACGAGCGCACCCCCGACTGGGTGGTGCTGGCCGTGCCCGCCACCCCCGCCGAGGAGCTCTACCTGGAACTGCTCGATGCCGGCGTGGACGTGCACCGTGCGGGCGATGTGGTGGCTCCCCGCCGCGCGCACGCCGCGGTGGTCGACGGCGAACGCGTCGGCGCCGCCCTGTAG
- a CDS encoding mycofactocin system FadH/OYE family oxidoreductase 1 yields the protein MTLLDPIDLGTRCAPNRVMFGPHVSNLGRGRSISDRHVAYYGRRAEGGAGIIVTEEASVHPSDWPYERAPLASECVAGWAAVADACHPHGSLVLAALGHAGGQGTSHWSQRELWAPSRVPEVDTREVPKQMEAADIGAVVAGFGAAAEGARSAGLDGVEVNAGQHSLVRQFLSGLTNQRGDEWADRNRFATDVLAAARAGLGADGVLGMRLSCDEYAPWAGITPEAAATLAAELAGLIDYLVVVSGSIFTVGATRPDAHVPAGFNLGLCSAVRTAVRAAHGDRVPVVAQGSIVDVTMAETALGDGTADVVEMTRAQIADPDLVSKAVAGHVERIRPCVRCNQQCMVRDNRNPIVSCIGEPRSGHELSDSEPPRLCAERGADDGPRRPVTVIGAGPAGMEAARVAALRGFGVTVIDAADACGATVRAWTTASGREPMVRLVDWLESECRRLGVEFELGRTVDPAGVGELGAGGPTLLATGARPGERSYGTTSGGVVVDAAALLEHRRAQPDDDTLGLPTGAVAIWDPIGGPIAVSIAETLAGLGRSVHLITGDQIVGNELSRTGDLAPANARLAQVGVTMHRRRILRKVRKRDIEVENRFTGATETIVVGALIDAGHRLPDDTFNPVDRSVARAGDCVAPRTIAQAVLEGRRWAQGVVMGIPHPFEAIPAEASIGTEPPGESS from the coding sequence GTGACCCTGCTGGACCCAATTGATCTCGGTACCCGGTGCGCTCCGAACCGGGTGATGTTCGGGCCACACGTTTCCAACCTTGGTCGTGGTCGCTCGATCTCTGACCGCCACGTCGCCTACTACGGGCGCCGAGCCGAGGGCGGTGCCGGAATCATCGTCACCGAGGAGGCGTCGGTTCACCCGTCGGACTGGCCCTACGAGCGGGCGCCGCTGGCCTCGGAGTGCGTCGCCGGCTGGGCGGCGGTCGCCGACGCCTGCCATCCTCACGGCTCGCTGGTGCTGGCGGCGCTGGGCCACGCGGGAGGCCAGGGCACCTCGCACTGGAGCCAGCGTGAATTGTGGGCGCCCTCGCGGGTGCCGGAGGTGGACACCCGCGAGGTCCCGAAGCAGATGGAGGCGGCCGACATCGGTGCAGTGGTGGCCGGGTTCGGGGCAGCAGCCGAAGGCGCCCGTTCGGCGGGCCTGGACGGCGTCGAGGTCAACGCCGGGCAGCACTCGTTGGTGCGGCAGTTCCTGTCGGGACTGACCAACCAGCGGGGCGATGAGTGGGCCGACCGCAACCGGTTCGCCACCGACGTGCTGGCCGCCGCCCGCGCCGGGCTGGGGGCCGACGGCGTGCTGGGGATGCGCCTCAGCTGCGACGAGTACGCCCCCTGGGCGGGTATCACCCCCGAAGCCGCGGCGACGCTGGCCGCTGAGCTGGCCGGGCTGATCGACTACCTGGTGGTGGTGTCGGGGTCGATCTTCACCGTTGGCGCCACGCGGCCCGACGCTCACGTGCCCGCCGGGTTCAACCTTGGGCTCTGCTCAGCGGTGCGCACCGCTGTTCGAGCGGCCCACGGCGACCGCGTGCCGGTGGTGGCGCAGGGCTCGATCGTCGACGTGACCATGGCCGAGACGGCGCTTGGCGACGGCACCGCCGACGTGGTGGAAATGACCCGCGCCCAGATCGCCGACCCAGACCTGGTGTCCAAGGCGGTGGCCGGTCACGTCGAGCGGATCCGGCCATGTGTCCGCTGCAACCAACAGTGCATGGTGCGCGACAACCGCAATCCCATCGTCTCCTGCATCGGTGAGCCTCGCTCCGGTCACGAGCTCTCCGATTCGGAGCCCCCTCGACTCTGCGCCGAGCGCGGCGCCGACGACGGGCCACGACGGCCCGTCACCGTGATCGGTGCCGGGCCCGCCGGCATGGAGGCCGCACGGGTGGCGGCGCTTCGAGGTTTCGGCGTCACCGTGATCGACGCCGCGGACGCCTGCGGCGCCACGGTGCGCGCCTGGACCACGGCCTCGGGCCGGGAACCGATGGTTCGGTTGGTCGACTGGTTGGAGTCGGAGTGCCGTCGGTTGGGTGTGGAGTTCGAACTTGGCCGGACGGTCGATCCGGCCGGCGTCGGGGAACTCGGGGCAGGCGGCCCGACCTTGCTGGCAACGGGGGCGCGCCCGGGGGAGCGGTCCTATGGGACAACATCCGGCGGGGTGGTCGTCGACGCCGCGGCCCTGCTGGAACACCGCCGGGCCCAACCGGACGACGACACCCTGGGTCTCCCCACCGGTGCTGTGGCGATCTGGGATCCAATCGGCGGGCCGATTGCCGTGTCGATCGCCGAGACCCTCGCCGGGCTGGGGCGATCGGTTCACCTGATCACCGGCGACCAGATCGTGGGCAACGAGCTGTCCCGCACCGGCGACCTGGCACCGGCCAACGCCCGCCTGGCCCAGGTGGGGGTCACCATGCACCGCCGCCGTATCCTGCGAAAGGTGCGCAAGCGGGATATCGAGGTGGAGAACCGATTTACGGGAGCAACCGAGACGATCGTCGTCGGCGCCCTGATCGACGCAGGACACCGGTTGCCCGACGACACCTTCAACCCGGTGGACCGTTCGGTGGCACGTGCCGGTGATTGCGTGGCACCTCGCACGATCGCTCAGGCCGTGCTCGAAGGCCGACGCTGGGCGCAGGGCGTTGTGATGGGCATCCCGCACCCCTTCGAGGCAATCCCAGCGGAAGCATCAATCGGGACCGAACCACCGGGGGAATCGTCATGA
- a CDS encoding DUF2237 family protein — MATNVLGTDLQTCSTDPMTGFYRNGCCDTGGQDQGVHTVCAVMTAEFLEFSAAAGNDLSTSRPEFGFVGLNPGDRWCLCASRWTDALEADCAPSVVLAATHARTLEWADLADLKRHAVDETL, encoded by the coding sequence ATGGCCACCAACGTGCTCGGCACCGACCTGCAGACCTGTTCCACCGATCCGATGACGGGGTTCTACCGCAACGGCTGCTGCGATACGGGAGGTCAGGATCAGGGCGTGCACACGGTGTGCGCGGTGATGACCGCCGAGTTTCTGGAGTTTTCGGCGGCGGCCGGCAACGACCTGTCGACGTCTCGACCGGAGTTTGGTTTCGTCGGGCTGAACCCGGGCGACCGGTGGTGCCTCTGCGCAAGCCGGTGGACCGACGCACTCGAGGCCGACTGCGCGCCGTCGGTGGTGTTGGCCGCCACCCACGCCCGGACCCTTGAGTGGGCCGACCTGGCCGATCTGAAACGTCACGCCGTCGACGAAACGCTGTGA
- a CDS encoding DUF2277 domain-containing protein, producing the protein MCRNIRRLHNFEPPATHDEIESAALQFVRKVGGSSKPSMANEAAYAIAVSEITATTERLLGALTTSAAPLDREEFAAAARARAAKRYA; encoded by the coding sequence ATGTGCCGAAACATCCGACGCCTCCACAACTTCGAGCCCCCGGCCACCCACGACGAGATCGAGTCCGCTGCGCTGCAGTTCGTCCGAAAGGTCGGCGGGTCGTCCAAGCCGTCCATGGCCAACGAGGCCGCCTACGCCATCGCCGTCTCAGAGATCACGGCCACCACCGAGCGTCTGCTGGGCGCCCTGACCACGTCGGCCGCACCCCTGGATCGCGAGGAGTTTGCTGCCGCGGCCCGCGCCCGGGCGGCCAAGCGCTACGCCTGA
- the pyrE gene encoding orotate phosphoribosyltransferase, whose product MPITDDAIRADLAHRIYATSHLTGEFTLRSGRVSNEYFDKYRFESDPVLLAEVAEAMATLVPEGIEVLAGLEMGGIPVVTALARVTGLPACFVRKSAKKYGTAKFAEGADVDGKRVLIVEDVITSGGQVVLSTADLRGIGAQITDVVCVIDRSEGGTEALSAEGLTLASVVNRDDLNAAAG is encoded by the coding sequence ATGCCGATCACCGACGACGCCATCCGAGCCGACCTGGCCCACCGCATCTACGCCACCTCGCACCTCACCGGGGAGTTCACGCTTCGCTCCGGGCGGGTGTCGAACGAGTACTTCGACAAGTACCGCTTCGAGTCCGACCCGGTGTTGCTCGCCGAGGTGGCCGAGGCGATGGCCACACTGGTGCCCGAGGGCATTGAAGTGCTCGCCGGTCTGGAAATGGGCGGCATCCCGGTGGTCACCGCGTTGGCCAGGGTGACGGGCCTGCCCGCCTGCTTCGTGCGCAAATCGGCCAAGAAGTACGGCACCGCCAAGTTTGCCGAGGGTGCCGATGTGGACGGCAAGCGTGTGCTGATCGTCGAGGACGTGATCACCTCCGGCGGACAGGTGGTGCTGTCAACCGCCGACCTACGGGGTATCGGCGCACAGATCACCGACGTGGTGTGCGTCATCGATCGGTCGGAGGGCGGCACCGAGGCGCTCAGCGCCGAGGGGCTCACCCTGGCATCGGTCGTCAACCGCGACGATCTCAACGCCGCCGCGGGCTGA